A genomic segment from Janibacter sp. DB-40 encodes:
- a CDS encoding ubiquitin-like protein Pup yields the protein MAQEQTRPERSGGGEEGPVDEGTQVAAQNAARDEDVDSVLDEIDGVLESNAEEFVKGFVQKGGQ from the coding sequence ATGGCGCAGGAGCAGACCCGTCCCGAGCGTTCCGGTGGCGGCGAGGAGGGTCCCGTCGACGAGGGGACCCAGGTCGCGGCGCAGAACGCCGCCCGTGACGAGGACGTCGACTCGGTGCTCGACGAGATCGACGGCGTCCTGGAGTCCAACGCCGAGGAGTTCGTCAAGGGCTTCGTCCAGAAGGGCGGGCAGTGA
- the dop gene encoding depupylase/deamidase Dop: MSVRRVMGVETEYGIAVPGQPQANPMAASGDVVTTYARAHGLRAAHGAWDYSDEHPLIDARGFEVPRSRADLSQLTDIEDPTLANVVLANGARLYVDHAHPEYSSPEVTSPRDAVVWDRAGELVMREVVERLAERPPGINLYKNNTDGKGSSYGTHENFLVSRRTPFERIIAGLTPFFVARQVMCGAGRVGIGQESEHTGYQISSRSDFFEAPVGLETTFKRPIINTRDEPHADPDIWRRLHVIIGDANQADVANLVKTGSTSLVLSLIEADAIDNRLEVLHPVEALKVISHDPTCAATVRMRDGRDLTAVQILTEYLEMATAFVEREGSDPATDEVLAHWERLLGLLAHDPMDAAADIDWVAKLNLLERYRQRDGMQWGDPRLAAIDIQFSDVRADKGIFHTLERAGRVTRLTTDDEVRAAVSTPPADTRAWLRGGTVERLGEHVVSASWDSLVLRLPRAGRIARVSMLDPLAHGRDETETLLSAGDVDDLVAGLGA; the protein is encoded by the coding sequence ATGAGCGTGCGACGGGTGATGGGTGTCGAGACCGAGTACGGGATCGCGGTGCCGGGGCAGCCGCAGGCCAATCCGATGGCCGCCTCGGGAGACGTCGTCACGACCTACGCGCGGGCGCACGGCCTCCGGGCCGCCCACGGCGCCTGGGACTACAGCGACGAGCACCCGCTCATCGACGCGCGCGGCTTCGAGGTGCCGCGCTCGCGCGCCGACCTGTCCCAGCTGACCGACATCGAGGACCCCACGCTCGCCAACGTCGTGCTGGCCAACGGGGCGCGCCTGTACGTCGACCACGCGCACCCCGAGTACTCCAGCCCGGAGGTCACCTCCCCGCGGGACGCCGTCGTGTGGGACCGCGCGGGGGAGCTGGTGATGCGCGAGGTCGTGGAGCGGCTGGCGGAGCGCCCACCCGGCATCAACCTGTACAAGAACAACACCGACGGGAAGGGCTCCTCGTACGGCACCCACGAGAACTTCCTCGTGTCGCGGCGGACCCCCTTCGAGCGGATCATCGCCGGGCTGACCCCCTTCTTCGTCGCCCGCCAGGTCATGTGCGGCGCGGGCCGTGTCGGCATCGGGCAGGAGAGCGAGCACACCGGCTACCAGATCTCCTCCCGCAGCGACTTCTTCGAGGCACCCGTCGGCCTGGAGACGACCTTCAAGCGCCCCATCATCAACACGCGCGACGAGCCGCACGCCGACCCCGACATCTGGCGCCGGTTGCACGTGATCATCGGCGACGCCAACCAGGCCGACGTGGCCAACCTCGTCAAGACCGGCTCGACCTCGCTCGTGCTCTCCCTCATCGAGGCGGACGCGATCGACAACCGCCTCGAGGTGCTCCACCCGGTCGAGGCGCTCAAGGTCATCTCGCACGACCCCACCTGCGCGGCGACGGTGCGGATGCGCGACGGACGTGACCTCACGGCGGTGCAGATCCTGACCGAGTACCTGGAGATGGCCACCGCCTTCGTCGAGCGCGAAGGGAGCGACCCGGCCACCGACGAGGTGCTCGCCCACTGGGAGCGGCTCCTCGGGCTCCTCGCGCACGACCCGATGGACGCGGCCGCCGACATCGACTGGGTCGCCAAGCTCAACCTGCTCGAGCGCTACCGCCAGCGGGACGGCATGCAGTGGGGCGACCCCCGCCTGGCGGCGATCGACATCCAGTTCTCCGACGTGCGCGCCGACAAGGGCATCTTCCACACGCTCGAGCGGGCCGGTCGGGTCACCCGCCTGACGACCGACGACGAGGTCCGCGCGGCCGTCTCCACCCCGCCCGCCGACACCAGGGCGTGGCTGCGCGGCGGCACGGTCGAGCGCCTCGGGGAGCACGTCGTGTCCGCCTCGTGGGACAGCCTCGTGCTCCGCCTGCCCCGGGCGGGACGGATCGCGCGCGTGTCGATGCTCGACCCGCTGGCCCACGGCCGCGACGAGACCGAGACGTTGCTGTCCGCCGGTGACGTCGACGACCTCGTGGCCGGACTCGGGGCATAG
- a CDS encoding alpha/beta hydrolase, translated as MDDQTWMPMGTRILDFLTRFSVTADEMTPDRLSRMRSTVPMRPPYTWVVGAPHRGVRSEDHRITVRDGHEVKVRVHRPASAERLPLLLHFHGGGFVIGHIGVYDPYLTRVAAAARAVVVTVAYRMAPEYRAPIAAHDCRDATAWALEHAEALGARTDSVGVTGDSAGGNLAAGIAQHLRDEAFVGLRHQALVYPAPDLTERELDDLQALDQRYPILTPAMLRSFRGLYLGDDADDRDPLVSPAHGDLAGLPPALVQTAELDPLRPDGEAYVDALRAAGVEVRHTSYRGAPHGFLNFPGLAPAAQPALQELVGELRHHLHPEDR; from the coding sequence GTGGACGATCAGACGTGGATGCCCATGGGTACGAGGATCCTCGACTTCCTCACGCGCTTCTCGGTCACCGCCGACGAGATGACCCCCGACCGGCTCTCGAGGATGCGCAGCACGGTGCCGATGCGGCCGCCCTACACCTGGGTCGTGGGGGCACCGCACCGCGGCGTGCGCAGCGAGGACCACCGCATCACCGTGCGCGACGGCCACGAGGTGAAGGTGCGCGTGCACCGGCCGGCGTCGGCGGAGCGGCTGCCGCTGCTCCTGCACTTCCACGGGGGCGGCTTCGTCATCGGCCACATCGGCGTCTACGACCCGTACCTCACCCGGGTCGCCGCGGCGGCCCGGGCCGTCGTCGTCACCGTGGCCTACCGCATGGCGCCCGAGTACCGCGCGCCGATCGCCGCGCACGACTGTCGGGACGCCACCGCCTGGGCCCTGGAGCACGCCGAGGCACTCGGGGCCCGCACCGACTCCGTGGGGGTCACCGGCGACTCGGCCGGCGGCAACCTCGCGGCGGGGATCGCCCAGCACCTGCGCGACGAGGCCTTCGTGGGGCTGCGTCACCAGGCCCTGGTCTACCCCGCCCCGGACCTGACCGAGCGCGAGCTGGACGACCTGCAGGCACTCGACCAGCGGTACCCGATCCTCACGCCGGCCATGCTGCGCAGCTTCCGGGGCCTCTACCTCGGCGACGACGCGGACGACCGCGACCCGCTCGTCTCCCCCGCCCACGGCGACCTGGCCGGGCTGCCGCCGGCGCTGGTGCAGACGGCCGAGCTGGACCCCCTTCGCCCCGACGGCGAGGCGTACGTCGACGCCCTGCGCGCAGCCGGGGTCGAGGTGCGGCACACGAGCTACCGCGGCGCACCGCACGGCTTCCTCAACTTCCCCGGGCTCGCCCCCGCGGCGCAGCCCGCACTCCAGGAGCTCGTGGGCGAGCTCCGCCACCACCTGCACCCGGAGGACCGATGA
- a CDS encoding alpha/beta hydrolase, with product MKKPYPGMAPLITLLTSYLDNVGRTPISEATAEDIARSRATVYPTSPPFSWITGGVVPSVTIDEGSAPARDGAAIPLRWYTPAGDRPGRPLVVFLHGGGWVQGSTRMYDPLCSHLAAELDALVVSVDYRLAPEHRAPTAAHDAVDATRWLVEVGGRDHDRSRVALCGDSAGGNLAAVVAQELRGLTVEGTTAIRHQALIYPATDMTLASPSIREHAHAPVLTEANVHAFRAHYLGSGPEALPDTDPLVSPLFGDVSGVAPALVQTGDLDPIRDDGTRYADVLREAGVPVRLTNYVGLPHGFASFPGVARAGAQHREELVSELRRHLVDGV from the coding sequence ATGAAGAAGCCCTACCCCGGCATGGCCCCGCTGATCACCCTGCTGACGAGCTACCTCGACAACGTGGGCCGGACGCCCATCTCCGAGGCGACCGCGGAGGACATCGCGCGCAGCCGGGCGACGGTCTACCCGACCTCCCCTCCCTTCTCTTGGATCACCGGCGGGGTCGTGCCCTCGGTGACGATCGACGAGGGCAGCGCCCCCGCCCGCGACGGGGCGGCGATCCCGCTGCGCTGGTACACCCCTGCCGGGGACCGGCCCGGACGTCCGCTCGTCGTCTTCCTCCACGGTGGCGGGTGGGTCCAGGGATCCACCCGGATGTACGACCCGCTGTGCAGCCACCTGGCCGCCGAGCTCGACGCGCTCGTCGTGAGCGTCGACTACCGCCTGGCCCCGGAGCACCGGGCCCCCACGGCCGCGCACGACGCCGTCGACGCCACCCGCTGGCTCGTCGAGGTGGGTGGGCGTGACCACGACCGCTCGCGCGTCGCCCTGTGCGGTGACTCGGCCGGTGGCAACCTCGCGGCCGTCGTCGCGCAGGAGCTGCGCGGCCTGACGGTCGAGGGGACCACCGCGATCCGGCACCAGGCGCTGATCTACCCGGCGACGGACATGACGCTCGCCTCGCCCTCGATCCGGGAGCACGCCCACGCCCCGGTCCTCACCGAGGCGAACGTCCACGCCTTCCGGGCCCACTACCTCGGCAGCGGGCCAGAGGCACTACCGGATACCGACCCCTTGGTCTCACCACTCTTCGGTGACGTCAGCGGTGTCGCGCCGGCCCTCGTGCAGACCGGCGACCTCGACCCGATCCGTGACGACGGCACGCGCTACGCCGACGTGCTGCGCGAGGCCGGGGTGCCGGTGCGCCTGACGAACTACGTGGGGCTGCCGCACGGCTTCGCCAGCTTCCCCGGGGTCGCCCGGGCCGGGGCGCAGCATCGCGAGGAGCTCGTCTCCGAGCTGCGCCGGCACCTGGTCGACGGGGTGTGA
- a CDS encoding DUF3054 domain-containing protein: protein MTGPLPRPDRRTAVAAVLDVVLVIVFTGIGRRTHQEGLDLLGWAHTAWPFLVGLGIGWALVVLSRHTWPTRWVEGVPVWLATLVGGMALRALSGQGTALPFVVVATLFLAAALIGWRALVGLAAGRR from the coding sequence GTGACGGGCCCTCTCCCCCGCCCCGACCGCCGCACCGCCGTCGCTGCGGTGCTGGACGTCGTGCTCGTCATCGTGTTCACGGGGATCGGTCGCCGCACCCACCAGGAGGGCCTCGACCTGCTCGGGTGGGCGCACACCGCATGGCCCTTCCTCGTCGGGCTGGGCATCGGCTGGGCCCTCGTCGTGCTCAGCAGGCACACGTGGCCGACCCGGTGGGTCGAGGGCGTCCCCGTGTGGCTGGCCACCCTCGTCGGGGGCATGGCGCTGCGTGCCCTGAGCGGCCAGGGCACGGCCCTGCCCTTCGTCGTCGTCGCGACGCTCTTCCTGGCGGCGGCCCTCATCGGCTGGCGCGCGCTCGTCGGCCTCGCCGCCGGGCGCCGCTGA
- the arc gene encoding proteasome ATPase, with the protein MTTEPTPQRDRELRDLREDLARQKSQSATVASQNERLVRTLKDARQQIVTLREELERLAQPPASYAVIVEVHAQDQAVDVLSGGRKMHVAVSPAVAPEDLGVGREVRLNEAMNVVSVHGEDVAGEVVVVKEVLDEDRLLVIMRQDEERVVRRGTRVREKQVRVGDAVLVDQRSNIAVERIPRAEVADLVLEEVPDLGYDDIGGLSAQIEAIRDSVELPYLHADLYERHQLKAPKGVLLYGPPGNGKTMIAKAVASSLARKVAERTGQESATAYFLNIKGPELLNKYVGETERHIRLIFHRAREKSSDGTPVVVFFDEMDSLFRTRGSGVSSDVETTIVPQLLAEIDGVEGLDNVIVIGATNREDMIDPAILRPGRLDVKIKIDRPDIEGARDIFSKYLTADLPLHPEDLGEHDGNPEATVSEMIDAVVERMYAESDENQFLEVTYAGGDKEVLYFKDFNSGAMIQNIVDRAKKAAIKDLLTTGTEGLRVGHLLDACVAEFKENEDLPNTTNPDDWAKISGKKGERIVYVRTLIGGKSGAAEPGRSIDTGHRTGQYL; encoded by the coding sequence ATGACCACCGAACCGACCCCCCAGCGCGATCGCGAGCTGCGTGACCTGCGTGAGGACCTCGCACGCCAGAAGTCGCAGTCAGCGACCGTCGCCTCGCAGAACGAGCGCCTCGTGCGCACCCTCAAGGACGCGCGCCAGCAGATCGTGACCCTCCGCGAGGAGCTCGAGCGCCTGGCACAGCCGCCCGCGTCGTACGCGGTCATCGTCGAGGTGCACGCGCAGGACCAGGCCGTCGACGTGCTCAGCGGTGGACGCAAGATGCACGTGGCCGTCAGCCCGGCCGTCGCGCCCGAGGATCTGGGTGTCGGCCGCGAGGTGCGGCTCAACGAGGCGATGAACGTCGTCTCGGTCCACGGTGAGGACGTCGCGGGCGAGGTCGTCGTCGTCAAGGAGGTCCTGGACGAGGACCGCCTGCTGGTGATCATGCGCCAGGACGAGGAGCGGGTGGTCCGGCGCGGCACCCGGGTCAGGGAGAAGCAGGTGCGCGTCGGGGACGCCGTGCTCGTCGACCAGCGCAGCAACATCGCCGTCGAGCGCATCCCGCGGGCGGAGGTCGCCGACCTCGTCCTCGAGGAGGTCCCGGACCTGGGTTACGACGACATCGGCGGCCTCTCGGCCCAGATCGAGGCGATCCGCGACAGCGTCGAGCTGCCGTACCTGCACGCCGACCTCTACGAGCGCCACCAGCTCAAGGCGCCCAAGGGCGTGCTGCTCTACGGCCCGCCGGGCAACGGCAAGACGATGATCGCCAAGGCCGTCGCCTCCTCGCTCGCCCGCAAGGTCGCCGAGCGCACGGGCCAGGAGAGCGCCACGGCCTACTTCCTCAACATCAAGGGTCCCGAGCTGCTCAACAAGTACGTGGGCGAGACCGAGCGGCACATCCGGCTGATCTTCCACCGCGCCCGGGAGAAGTCGAGCGACGGCACCCCGGTCGTCGTCTTCTTCGACGAGATGGACAGCCTCTTCCGCACGCGCGGGTCGGGCGTCTCCTCCGACGTCGAGACGACGATCGTGCCGCAGCTGCTCGCCGAGATCGACGGCGTGGAGGGCCTGGACAACGTCATCGTCATCGGCGCGACCAACCGCGAGGACATGATCGACCCGGCCATCCTGCGCCCGGGCCGCCTGGACGTGAAGATCAAGATCGACCGCCCCGACATCGAGGGGGCCCGCGACATCTTCAGCAAGTACCTCACCGCCGACCTGCCGCTGCACCCCGAGGACCTGGGCGAGCACGACGGCAACCCCGAGGCGACGGTCTCGGAGATGATCGACGCGGTCGTCGAGCGGATGTACGCCGAGTCCGACGAGAACCAGTTCCTCGAGGTCACCTACGCCGGCGGTGACAAGGAGGTCCTCTACTTCAAGGACTTCAACTCCGGTGCGATGATCCAGAACATCGTCGACCGGGCGAAGAAGGCCGCGATCAAGGACCTCCTCACCACCGGGACCGAGGGCCTGCGGGTCGGGCACCTCCTGGACGCCTGCGTCGCGGAGTTCAAGGAGAACGAGGACCTGCCCAACACGACGAACCCGGACGACTGGGCGAAGATCTCGGGCAAGAAGGGCGAGCGCATCGTCTACGTGCGCACCCTCATCGGCGGCAAGTCCGGCGCCGCCGAGCCGGGTCGCTCGATCGACACGGGGCACCGCACCGGCCAGTACCTCTGA
- a CDS encoding tRNA (adenine-N1)-methyltransferase — MSATGSAYRRGPFREGDRVQLTDPKGRMHTITLTPGKQFHTHRGHVKHDDLIGEPDGSTVTHTSGTEYLALRPLLSDYVMSMPRGAAVVYPKDAGQVVQMADVFPGATVVEAGVGSGALSMSLLRAVGDTGRVHSFERREDFATIARANAQAFFGEDHPAWTVTVGDLVESLPDAVEPGSVDRVVLDMLAPWECLEVVADALVPGGVLICYVATATQLSKVAEAMRDHGGFTEPEAWESLVRGWHLEGLAVRPQHRMHGHTGFLISTRRLAPGVTPPVRKRRPGRGYAAQEEGTGEGSAPAPAEPPPGADDAEWTSEALGERVASAKRMRKLARGVVPPSPR, encoded by the coding sequence ATGAGTGCCACCGGATCCGCCTATCGCCGTGGACCCTTCCGTGAGGGGGACCGGGTGCAGCTGACCGACCCGAAGGGGCGGATGCACACCATCACCCTCACCCCGGGGAAGCAGTTCCACACCCATCGCGGCCACGTCAAGCACGACGACCTCATCGGGGAGCCGGACGGGTCCACGGTGACCCACACGTCCGGGACCGAGTACCTGGCCCTGCGCCCGCTGCTGTCCGACTACGTCATGTCGATGCCCCGCGGCGCGGCCGTCGTCTACCCGAAGGACGCCGGGCAGGTCGTCCAGATGGCGGATGTCTTCCCCGGCGCGACCGTCGTCGAGGCGGGTGTCGGCTCCGGTGCGCTGTCGATGTCGTTGCTGCGCGCCGTCGGGGACACCGGGCGGGTGCACTCCTTCGAGCGGCGGGAGGACTTCGCGACGATCGCCCGGGCGAACGCCCAGGCCTTCTTCGGCGAGGACCACCCCGCGTGGACCGTGACCGTGGGGGACCTCGTCGAGTCCCTCCCGGACGCGGTCGAGCCGGGCAGCGTCGACCGGGTCGTGCTCGACATGCTCGCCCCGTGGGAGTGCCTCGAGGTCGTCGCCGACGCACTGGTCCCCGGGGGCGTGCTCATCTGCTACGTCGCCACCGCGACGCAGCTGAGCAAGGTCGCCGAGGCGATGCGGGACCACGGCGGCTTCACCGAGCCGGAGGCCTGGGAGTCGCTCGTACGTGGCTGGCACCTCGAGGGACTCGCCGTGCGTCCGCAGCACCGCATGCACGGCCACACCGGCTTCCTCATCTCGACGCGCCGCCTCGCGCCGGGCGTCACCCCGCCGGTCCGCAAGCGCCGGCCGGGTCGTGGCTACGCCGCCCAGGAGGAGGGGACGGGCGAAGGGAGTGCCCCGGCTCCCGCGGAGCCGCCCCCCGGCGCGGACGACGCGGAGTGGACCTCCGAGGCGCTCGGCGAGCGGGTCGCCTCCGCGAAGAGGATGCGCAAGCTCGCCCGAGGAGTGGTCCCCCCTTCGCCCAGATGA
- a CDS encoding site-2 protease family protein, with translation MAEPIQPPPRGIRLATVGSVPVYLGWSWLLLGVIIVVIIGPGTAARFGTVTGYAIAAVYALALLLSVLAHEAAHAVAARAHGHTVHRVVADLWGGHTAFDASHGTARSAATIAIVGPLTNGLIAVLAFAGVVTLGSEITVALLTGVAFVNGALAVFNLLPGLPLDGGQVVESLIWAATGDQSRARVIAGWCGRVLVVLILVAIIGVPLARGTSPDLSIALWTALIGAFLWSGATSAIAQGEALGALRGLDVGSVLEPAAAIGGDRPLTELTSLRALPVVVDDAGRPVGLIDHDALRSVPPGAVASTPVSAVTTPAPEAWTTELRPGHEALDLVRAFQSSGSSVVAVTADGRLRGVARAARVNAALSRN, from the coding sequence ATGGCCGAGCCCATCCAACCGCCCCCGCGTGGGATCCGTCTGGCCACGGTCGGCTCGGTCCCCGTCTACCTCGGGTGGTCGTGGCTGCTGCTCGGCGTCATCATCGTGGTGATCATCGGGCCCGGCACCGCCGCCCGGTTCGGGACGGTCACCGGGTACGCCATCGCGGCCGTCTACGCGCTCGCGCTCCTGCTGAGCGTCCTGGCGCACGAGGCCGCGCACGCGGTCGCGGCCCGGGCCCACGGGCACACGGTGCACCGCGTCGTGGCCGACCTGTGGGGCGGCCACACGGCCTTCGACGCCTCGCACGGCACCGCGCGGAGCGCGGCGACGATCGCGATCGTCGGCCCGCTCACCAACGGACTCATCGCGGTCCTCGCCTTCGCCGGGGTCGTCACCCTCGGCTCGGAGATCACCGTGGCGTTGCTCACGGGTGTGGCCTTCGTCAACGGCGCGCTGGCCGTCTTCAACCTCCTGCCGGGTCTGCCCCTCGACGGGGGCCAGGTCGTGGAGTCACTGATCTGGGCGGCCACGGGCGACCAGTCCCGTGCCCGGGTCATCGCCGGCTGGTGCGGACGCGTGCTGGTCGTGCTGATCCTCGTGGCGATCATCGGCGTCCCCCTCGCGCGCGGGACGTCGCCGGACCTGTCGATCGCCTTGTGGACCGCGCTCATCGGGGCCTTCCTGTGGTCGGGGGCCACGAGCGCCATCGCCCAGGGCGAGGCGCTGGGCGCCCTGCGGGGCCTCGACGTCGGCTCCGTCCTCGAGCCGGCCGCTGCCATCGGTGGCGACCGACCACTGACGGAGCTGACCTCCCTTCGCGCCCTGCCGGTCGTCGTCGACGACGCGGGCCGGCCGGTCGGCCTGATCGACCACGACGCACTCCGCTCGGTGCCACCCGGCGCGGTGGCGAGCACCCCGGTCTCCGCGGTGACCACGCCGGCGCCGGAGGCGTGGACCACCGAGCTGCGGCCGGGGCACGAGGCGCTGGACCTGGTGCGCGCCTTCCAGTCCTCCGGCTCCTCGGTCGTCGCGGTCACCGCGGACGGCCGGCTCCGGGGGGTCGCGCGGGCGGCGCGGGTCAATGCGGCCCTCTCCCGCAACTAG